One window of Lawsonibacter asaccharolyticus genomic DNA carries:
- a CDS encoding DNA binding domain excisionase family → MPGASKYSYLLKQYPETVQKEQFRIMCHISKRTARYLLQAGLVPCVQSGKKTRNYTIKVKDIVRYLNQREIYPEKYKLPPGSYKSTYAIKPTLPESVTESELREYYTDRFKDIPDDIVTTKQAARMAGVTASTITKWVRSKKLKALLHGTAFIIPKVCLLDFMTSSEYRKRQLKSEKQNEIIGGFLAWKQGKSL, encoded by the coding sequence ATGCCGGGAGCTTCTAAATATAGCTACTTACTAAAGCAATATCCAGAAACCGTACAAAAAGAACAATTTCGTATAATGTGTCACATAAGTAAAAGAACTGCCCGATATTTATTACAAGCCGGTTTGGTTCCCTGTGTGCAAAGCGGGAAAAAGACCCGAAATTATACGATCAAGGTAAAAGATATTGTTCGTTATCTGAACCAGAGGGAAATTTATCCAGAAAAATACAAGTTGCCTCCCGGTTCGTATAAGAGTACATACGCCATCAAACCGACCCTTCCCGAATCTGTGACGGAATCAGAGCTGAGAGAATATTATACGGATCGGTTTAAGGATATTCCAGATGATATAGTCACCACAAAGCAGGCGGCTCGAATGGCAGGTGTCACAGCATCCACAATCACAAAATGGGTGCGATCAAAAAAACTAAAAGCCCTCCTTCATGGTACAGCTTTTATCATCCCTAAAGTTTGCCTTTTGGACTTCATGACCAGTAGTGAGTATCGGAAAAGGCAGTTAAAATCAGAAAAACAAAATGAGATTATAGGAGGTTTTCTGGCATGGAAACAGGGAAAATCATTGTAA
- a CDS encoding Mg chelatase-like protein, translating to MVFQVRSLGLQGVSGYEVSAECDLSSGLPAFTLVGLPDAAVNEARERVRSAIKNCGFQFPVSRITVNLAPAHVKKSGTLYDLPILVGILAAGGQLKVRDPDCAFVGELSLSGELRPAAGILPMALAAGRAGIRSLFVPEANAAEATLAGGPAVYPVRDVAQLARHLTGEEPIPPARPWVPGPGPEPAPDFSEVKGQENGKRALEIAAAGGHNLLMCGPPGSGKSMLARRLPSILPDMSRSEALEATEIHSVMGLTDPDHPLISRRPFRSPHHTISPMGLAGGGTNPRPGEISLAHHGVLFLDELPEFSKEVLEVLRQPLEDGQVQISRAAGSVSYPSRFMLVCAMNPCKCGWYGHPSGRCRCTEQEVRRYLSRLSGPLLDRIDLFVEVAALEFGELARRAPSEPSSVIKGRVDRARDIQRGRYGDASCNARMGQQELDRFCALDSECQRLMQGAFDRMGLTARSYDRILRVARTIADLDSSTSIQLSHLAEALQYRPPEYLRR from the coding sequence ATGGTATTCCAAGTGCGCTCTCTGGGGCTCCAGGGGGTCTCAGGCTATGAGGTGAGCGCCGAGTGCGACCTGTCCAGCGGCCTGCCCGCCTTCACCCTGGTGGGCCTGCCCGATGCGGCGGTGAACGAGGCCCGGGAGCGGGTGCGCTCCGCCATCAAGAACTGCGGCTTTCAGTTCCCGGTCAGCCGCATCACTGTCAATCTGGCCCCCGCCCATGTGAAGAAGTCAGGCACGCTGTACGACCTGCCCATCCTGGTAGGCATCCTGGCCGCCGGCGGGCAGCTGAAGGTGCGGGACCCGGACTGCGCCTTTGTGGGGGAGCTGTCCCTGTCCGGGGAACTGCGCCCCGCGGCGGGCATCCTTCCCATGGCATTGGCCGCCGGGCGGGCTGGCATCCGCTCTCTCTTCGTTCCGGAGGCCAATGCCGCCGAGGCCACCCTGGCCGGCGGTCCCGCCGTTTACCCTGTCCGGGACGTGGCCCAGCTGGCCCGGCATCTCACTGGGGAGGAGCCCATCCCCCCGGCCCGCCCCTGGGTACCCGGCCCCGGCCCAGAGCCCGCCCCCGACTTCTCCGAGGTGAAGGGGCAGGAGAACGGGAAGCGGGCCCTGGAGATCGCCGCGGCCGGCGGCCACAACCTGCTCATGTGTGGTCCTCCCGGGTCTGGCAAATCCATGCTGGCCCGCCGCCTGCCCTCCATCCTCCCCGATATGAGCCGCTCTGAAGCCCTGGAGGCCACCGAGATCCACTCGGTGATGGGCCTCACCGACCCGGACCACCCCCTCATCAGCCGCCGCCCCTTCCGTTCCCCCCACCACACCATCTCCCCCATGGGGCTGGCAGGGGGCGGCACCAATCCCAGGCCGGGTGAGATCTCCCTGGCCCACCACGGGGTCCTCTTTCTGGACGAGCTGCCCGAGTTCTCCAAGGAGGTGCTGGAGGTGCTCCGCCAACCCCTGGAGGACGGGCAGGTGCAGATCTCCCGGGCCGCCGGCTCGGTGAGCTATCCCAGCCGGTTCATGCTGGTGTGCGCCATGAACCCCTGCAAGTGCGGCTGGTACGGCCACCCCAGCGGCCGCTGCCGCTGCACGGAGCAGGAGGTGCGGCGCTATCTCTCCCGCCTGTCCGGCCCCCTTCTGGACCGCATCGACCTGTTTGTGGAGGTGGCCGCCCTGGAGTTCGGTGAGCTGGCCCGCCGCGCCCCGTCGGAGCCCTCCTCCGTCATCAAGGGCAGGGTGGACCGGGCCCGGGACATCCAGCGTGGGCGCTATGGGGACGCCTCCTGCAACGCCCGGATGGGCCAGCAGGAGCTGGACCGGTTCTGCGCCCTGGACTCGGAGTGCCAGCGGTTGATGCAGGGGGCCTTTGACCGGATGGGGCTCACCGCCCGCAGCTATGACCGCATCCTGCGGGTGGCCCGGACCATCGCTGACCTGGACAGCAGCACCTCCATCCAGCTCTCCCACCTGGCCGAGGCCCTCCAATATCGTCCGCCGGAGTACCTGCGGCGGTAG
- a CDS encoding pyruvate:ferredoxin (flavodoxin) oxidoreductase, with product MARKFKTMDGNNAAAYVSYAFTEVAGIYPITPSSPMADYVDQWAAQGQKNIFGTTVKVIEMQSEAGAAGTVHGSLAAGALTTTYTASQGLLLMIPNMYKIAGELLPGVFHVSARTVAAQSLNIFGDHSDVMACRQTGFAMLAESNVQEVMDLGAVAHLAAIKGRVPFINFFDGFRTSHEIQKVAIWDYKDLAEMVDMDAVEAFRKRALNPERPTMRGSHENGDIFFQHREACNTYYDALPAIVEEYMGKVNAKLGTNYQLFNYYGAPDADRVIIAMGSICDVAEEVIDYLNAHGEKVGLIKVRLYRPFRADKLIAAIPATAKKIAVLDRTKEPGALGDPLYLDVVTALTNAGITDKTVVGGRYGLGSKDTPPRSVFAVYEELAKAEPKRQFTIGIVDDVTNLSLPESKSANTAAEGTIECKFWGLGGDGTVGANKNSIKIIGDHTDKYVQAYFQYDSKKTGGVTISHLRFGDKPIKSSYYINKADFVACHNPSYILKGFPMVRDVKPGGVFLINCQWSDEELDKHMPAVAKRYIAENDIQVYTIDAIDLAAKIGMGKRTNTILQSAFFSLANVMPQTEAIQYMKDAATHSYLKKGQDVVDMNHKAIDAGATAFKKFTVPASWKDAQDAPKESVLSGPAKLVKMVENILEPVDRMDGDSLPVSAFVDHADGTFEQGASAYEKRGVAVSVPEWDSSKCIQCNQCAYVCPHATIRPYALTEEEAKNAPDAAKIVDVKAGKGKGVYKFAMAVSPLDCMGCSVCANICPTNALTMVSQESQAAQQEVFDYMVASVSVKEDMADLTVKGSQFRTPLLEFSGSCAGCAETAYARLITQLFGDRMYISNATGCSSIWGGPAATSPYTVNAEGKGPAWANSLFEDNAEHGLGLYLGQKAIRNRLAAKTEALIAVDWARPELKEAAQKWLDTMEDGQANQEAAKAYVAALEAGLCTVDELLASDKAEIQAFGKELQAKGETLCQCEACKLVKEILDEKEYLNKKSVWIFGGDGWAYDIGFGGVDHVLASGEDVNIFVFDTEVYSNTGGQASKASNIGQVAQFAAAGKTVAKKSLAEIAMTYGYVYVAQVAMGANMNQTLKAIQEAEAYHGPSLIIGYAPCEMHSIKGGMANCQSEMKKAVECGYWNMFRFNPALKAEGKNPFTLDSKAPAGGYQEFLMNEARYSSLTRSFPERAKELFAQNEEEAKARYEKLQRMVKMYEV from the coding sequence ATGGCTAGAAAATTCAAGACCATGGACGGCAACAACGCGGCGGCCTATGTCAGCTACGCGTTTACCGAGGTAGCCGGTATCTACCCCATCACGCCGTCCAGCCCCATGGCCGACTATGTGGACCAGTGGGCGGCCCAGGGCCAGAAAAACATCTTCGGCACCACCGTCAAGGTCATCGAAATGCAGTCTGAGGCCGGTGCCGCCGGCACTGTCCACGGCTCTCTGGCGGCGGGCGCTCTGACCACCACCTACACCGCATCCCAGGGCCTGTTGCTGATGATCCCCAACATGTACAAGATCGCCGGCGAGCTGCTGCCTGGTGTCTTCCACGTGTCTGCCCGTACCGTGGCCGCCCAGAGCCTGAACATCTTCGGCGACCACTCTGACGTGATGGCCTGCCGCCAGACCGGCTTTGCCATGCTGGCCGAATCCAATGTGCAGGAGGTCATGGACCTGGGCGCCGTGGCCCACCTGGCTGCCATCAAGGGCCGCGTCCCCTTCATCAACTTCTTCGACGGCTTCCGCACCTCCCACGAGATCCAGAAGGTGGCCATCTGGGACTACAAGGACCTGGCCGAGATGGTGGACATGGACGCCGTGGAGGCGTTCCGCAAGCGCGCCCTGAACCCCGAGCGGCCCACCATGCGCGGTTCCCACGAGAACGGCGACATCTTCTTCCAGCACCGCGAGGCCTGCAACACCTACTATGACGCCCTCCCCGCCATCGTGGAGGAGTATATGGGCAAGGTCAACGCCAAGCTGGGCACCAACTACCAGCTGTTCAACTACTACGGCGCCCCTGACGCTGACCGGGTCATCATCGCCATGGGCTCCATCTGCGACGTGGCCGAGGAGGTCATCGACTACCTCAACGCCCACGGTGAGAAGGTGGGCCTGATCAAGGTGCGCCTGTACCGCCCCTTCCGGGCCGACAAGCTCATCGCTGCCATCCCCGCCACCGCAAAGAAGATCGCCGTGCTGGACCGGACCAAGGAGCCCGGCGCCCTGGGCGATCCCCTGTACCTGGATGTGGTCACCGCGCTGACCAATGCGGGCATTACCGACAAGACCGTTGTGGGCGGCCGGTACGGCCTGGGCTCCAAGGACACCCCGCCCCGCAGCGTGTTTGCTGTCTATGAGGAGCTGGCCAAGGCCGAGCCCAAGCGCCAGTTCACCATCGGCATCGTGGACGATGTGACCAACCTCTCCCTGCCGGAGAGCAAGTCCGCCAACACCGCCGCCGAGGGCACCATCGAGTGCAAGTTCTGGGGCCTGGGCGGCGACGGCACTGTGGGTGCCAACAAGAACTCCATCAAGATCATCGGCGACCACACCGATAAGTATGTGCAGGCGTACTTCCAGTATGACTCCAAGAAGACCGGCGGCGTGACCATCAGCCACCTGCGCTTCGGCGACAAGCCCATCAAGAGCTCCTACTATATCAATAAGGCTGACTTCGTGGCCTGCCACAACCCCTCCTATATCCTCAAGGGCTTCCCCATGGTCCGGGACGTGAAGCCCGGCGGCGTGTTCCTCATCAACTGCCAGTGGTCCGATGAGGAGCTGGACAAGCACATGCCCGCCGTGGCCAAGCGCTACATCGCGGAAAATGACATCCAGGTCTACACCATCGACGCGATCGACCTGGCAGCCAAGATCGGCATGGGCAAGCGCACCAACACCATTCTCCAGTCCGCTTTCTTCTCCCTGGCCAACGTGATGCCCCAGACCGAGGCCATCCAGTATATGAAGGACGCGGCCACCCACTCCTACCTGAAGAAGGGCCAGGACGTGGTGGATATGAACCACAAGGCCATCGACGCCGGCGCCACTGCCTTCAAGAAGTTCACGGTGCCTGCCTCCTGGAAGGATGCTCAGGATGCACCCAAGGAGAGTGTCCTGTCCGGCCCTGCCAAGCTGGTGAAGATGGTGGAGAACATCCTGGAGCCCGTGGACCGCATGGACGGCGACAGCCTGCCTGTCTCCGCTTTTGTAGACCACGCAGACGGCACCTTCGAGCAGGGCGCCTCCGCCTATGAGAAGCGGGGCGTGGCTGTCAGCGTGCCTGAGTGGGACTCCAGCAAGTGCATCCAGTGCAACCAGTGCGCCTACGTGTGCCCCCACGCCACCATCCGTCCCTATGCCCTGACCGAGGAGGAGGCCAAGAACGCCCCCGATGCGGCCAAGATCGTGGATGTGAAGGCGGGCAAGGGCAAGGGCGTGTACAAGTTTGCCATGGCGGTCAGCCCCCTGGACTGCATGGGCTGCTCCGTCTGCGCCAACATCTGCCCCACCAACGCCCTGACCATGGTCTCCCAGGAGAGCCAGGCCGCTCAGCAGGAGGTCTTTGACTACATGGTGGCCAGCGTCTCCGTGAAGGAGGATATGGCCGACCTGACTGTCAAGGGCAGCCAGTTCCGCACTCCGCTGCTGGAGTTCTCCGGCTCCTGCGCCGGCTGCGCCGAGACCGCCTATGCCCGTCTCATCACCCAGCTGTTCGGAGACCGGATGTATATCTCCAACGCCACCGGCTGCTCCTCCATCTGGGGCGGTCCGGCTGCCACCTCTCCCTACACCGTCAACGCCGAGGGCAAGGGTCCCGCCTGGGCCAACTCCCTGTTTGAGGACAACGCCGAGCACGGTCTGGGCCTGTATCTGGGACAGAAGGCCATCCGCAACCGGCTGGCTGCCAAGACCGAGGCCCTGATCGCGGTGGACTGGGCCCGTCCTGAGCTGAAGGAGGCCGCCCAGAAGTGGCTGGACACTATGGAGGACGGCCAGGCCAACCAGGAGGCTGCCAAGGCCTATGTGGCGGCTCTGGAGGCCGGCCTGTGCACGGTGGACGAGCTGCTGGCCAGTGACAAGGCCGAGATCCAGGCCTTCGGCAAGGAGCTGCAGGCCAAGGGCGAGACGCTGTGTCAGTGCGAGGCCTGCAAGCTGGTCAAGGAGATCCTGGACGAGAAGGAGTACCTGAACAAGAAGTCCGTGTGGATCTTCGGCGGCGACGGCTGGGCCTACGACATCGGCTTCGGCGGCGTGGACCACGTGCTGGCCTCTGGCGAGGATGTGAACATCTTCGTCTTTGATACCGAGGTGTACTCCAACACCGGCGGACAGGCCTCCAAGGCCTCCAACATCGGCCAGGTGGCTCAGTTTGCCGCGGCCGGCAAGACAGTGGCGAAGAAGAGCCTGGCGGAGATCGCCATGACCTACGGCTACGTCTATGTGGCCCAGGTGGCTATGGGCGCCAACATGAACCAGACCCTGAAGGCTATCCAGGAGGCCGAGGCCTACCACGGCCCGTCCCTCATCATCGGCTACGCCCCCTGTGAGATGCACTCCATCAAGGGCGGCATGGCCAACTGCCAGTCCGAGATGAAGAAGGCCGTGGAGTGCGGCTACTGGAATATGTTCCGCTTTAACCCCGCCCTGAAGGCGGAGGGCAAGAATCCCTTCACTCTGGACTCCAAGGCGCCCGCAGGCGGCTATCAGGAGTTCCTGATGAACGAGGCCCGTTACTCCAGCCTGACCCGCTCCTTCCCCGAGCGCGCCAAGGAACTCTTCGCTCAGAACGAGGAGGAGGCCAAAGCCCGCTACGAGAAGCTCCAGCGCATGGTCAAGATGTACGAGGTGTAA